The region TTGTTCGCCGTAAGGGGTCAGGGTGTAATCCACGTGCGGCGGCACGGTGTTGTAGGATTTGCGGATTAGCATTCCGTCTTGCTCAAGGTTTTGCAGGGTTTGGGTCAGCATTCGTTCGCTCACGCCGTCAATGGCGTTGCGGATTTCGCTAAAGCGCTTCGTGCCGTCTCTTAGCACTACCATAATCAGCACCCCCCAACGGCTGGTGAGATGTTGCAAAATTTGGCGGGAAGGGCAAGCAGCGGCAAGCACATCGCCCCTTTCAGCAGGATAAATTAAATTTTCGCTCATTTTTATTTCCTTAAAAATCAATTAATTAAATCAATTCTTCAAATTATTTTCATACTTACATTTTTGTAAGTACTTTTAAAAAGTAAGTTAGTGGATATAATACGCCACATCAAGCCAAACGGCAACGGGATATTTTTTCAAATCAATTTAATTATTAGGAGTTTATGATCAATCCAAAGCCACGGTAAAACGTGTGGCAGCGGACGGTGATTTGGTTTGGTTACGCATTCACAGCCAAATGGACGATAAAGACCGTGGCGAAGCGGTGGCGGATATTTTCCGCTTGGATGAAAACGGCAAAATTGTGGGGCACTGGGACGTTATCCAAGATGTTCCGGAAAAAACCAAAAGCGGTCGGATGATGTTTTAATTAAAAACCTGTTTGGGGGCAGCTTAAAAACCGCTGAGAATCTGCAAAAGTCGTCTGAAAACCAATTTAGCGTTTTCAGACGACCTTTTTGAATTAAAAAAACGTAAGTCGGGTCAGGCTTTCCCAAAGCCGTAACCCAACGTTTTCAAATACCTAAACAAACCTCCCCTTTATGACGGCATTACCTGCCCGTAGTCGTTTTTATGCGGCGTTTTGCGGCAATGCCGTGTATTTTTCGGCAAGCCCTGCATTGTTTTTCGCCGAATTTGCCTGTGTGCCGAAAACGGGGGCGACTTGTGTTGGCGATTTTGCAGCCGTGAATTTATGCCAAAGCCGGCATTTTCCTTGAATAAAACCGATGGAGTCATTGTGCTTGCCGAACTGTTTTGTACGGTATATCGGCGGTGTGTGAAACGGTGCATTTATTGCTTGACATTTATTGCTTGATAGGATAAACGACTGCTCTTAGCGAACTAAGGGTATTCGGTTTTTCCAGCGGTCGGATGTATTGTTAGCCTTTGTGCAACTGCTACATAATACCGTAATTGACTCGATTTAAACCTGCTTTTTAATAAGCGGTTTTGATTGTCTGCTTTACTGCTTTTTCATTTCCAATCCACCAAAGTTTCGAACATCCCGGCTTCAGAAAAATCAAAATCTATAATTTCTCCGAACTTTTATGCCTGCATTTTTTCATCATTTCCCGACTTAAAATCAGGTAAATAAAAGCAGAAAACGTCTCAAGAATTAAGCCCAATTGTCAGCAATTTTACAGAAAACCGTTAATTTGTTATAATTATCAAGTATTTTCTCAAAAAAGCAATTTAACTGCTTTGATTAAATTGTTGCTTACCTTCGCTTTTTCTGTTTACAGAAGGCCGTCTGAAATTTATATCGCTATCCGACGTGATATCAACATGGAGAAGTTAATGAGTCTTAACTCGCTCGTCCAAAATAAATCCTCTTTCAACCCGATAGTGATTGCCGCCACATTAATCTTTGTTGTGCTATTGCTGGTCGGTACACTCGCTTTTCCGGCGGAGATGCAAAATATCCTTAATTTCCTGAAAGAAGGCATTTTCCAGCACTTTAGCTGGTTTTATATTTTGACCTTTTCGATCTTTCTCTTTTTCCTGATTTTCCTTGCCATCAGTAATCTGGGCAGCATCAAGCTGGGTACCGACGAGGAAGAGCCTGAATTTTCATTCATGTCGTGGCTGTCTATGCTGTTTGCCGCGGGTATGGGTGTCGGTTTGATGTTCTTCGGCGTCGCCGAACCACTGTCGCACTATGCTGATCCCATCAGTAATGGCAATGCGGAATCCGCTATGCTGCATACCTTCTTCCACTGGGGTATTCATGCTTGGGCAATTTACGGCGTGATTGCCTTGGCACTAGCCTATTTCGGCTTCCGCTATAAACTCCCATTGGCTCTGCGTTCTTGCTTTTATCCGATTTTAAAAGACAAAATCAATGGCCGCCTAGGCGATTCCATTGAAGTGATGGCGCTGATTACCACATTGTTCGGTATCATCACTACCTTAGGCTTCGGCGCCGTTCAATTGGGCTCCGGCTTGCAACAAATCGGCTGGATATCGGAAAACAGCTTCGACATGCAAGTCATCGTAATTATCGCCGTAATGACATTGGCGGTTGCTTCGGCTGTATCCGGCGTGGGCAAAGGCGTAAAAATCCTGAGTGAAACCAACTTGATATTGGCCGTGTTGTTAATGCTGTTTGTATTGTGTACCGGCCCTACCTTGCACTTGCTGGGCGCATTCAGCAATAACTTGGGTGATTATATCAGCAGCTTGGTTGAACTGAGCTTCAAAACCTATGTGTACGAACCCGGCAATACCGCTTGGTTCAACGGCTGGACCGTACTTTATTGGGCATGGTGGTGTTCATGGGCGCCGTTTGTCGGCCTGTTTATCGCCCGTATTTCACGCGGCCGCACCATTCGCGAATTTATTTTCGGCGTATTGGTGATTCCAAGCTTGTATTGCGTGTTGTGGTTTACTGTTTTCGGTAACAGCGCCATCTGGCTGGATACCAACGTTGCCAACGGCGCGCTAGCCGGCCTGACTTCCTCGCCGGAAAAACTGCTGTTTGTTTTCCTAGACTATCTGCCACTGCCTACTCTGAGCAGCATCGTTGCCCTGATCGTCATTGCTCTGTTCTTCATCACCTCTGCCGACTCCGGCATTTATGTATTGAACAGCATTGCTTCGCGCGATAAAAGCATGGTTTCGCCAAAATGGCAGGCAGTAATGTGGGGGATTTTGATGTCGGCGATTGCCATTGCCCTGCTCAATTCAGGCGGCATGAGCGTTTTGCAAACCATGACCCTGATTACCGCCTTACCATTTGCATTTTTGATGATTCTGATGGCCTTCAGCTTATGGAAAGCCTTGGAAGCCGATCAAAAATACTTTAAGGCCGTGGTTACCCCGACCAGCAGCTATTGGACAGGCAAACGTTGGAAAGAGCGTTTGCAAACCATGCTCAACCAATCTCAAGAATTGGATATCCACAGCTTCATAAAATACACCGCCCTGCCGGCCATGCGTGAATTGAGTATGGAAATGAACAAAGGCTACGGCCTGACCGTGCACGTCAACACCGAAGCACTGACCGATGAAGAGCCATCGATTGAATTGGTGATTGAGAAATCGACCATGCGCAATTTTGTATACGGCATCAAATCCGTACGCTACGGCATCGCCGAGCAACTGGTACAAGAAAGCAACCTGCCGCATATCCGCAGCAACACCACCTACGCACCGGTCACTTATTTTTCAGACGGCCGTACCGGCTACGATGTGCAATACATGAGCCGTGAAGAATTGATTGCCGACATTCTGAAAAACTACGAACGTTACTTAAGCCTGATGGAAGACGTGGGGCAAGAGATTATGTCGCACGAGCAAACTGAATTGGCTGAATAACATTTTCAAATCAAAAGGCCGTCTGAAAGATTATCTTTCAGACGGCCTTTTCTTTATTTAAACCATCAAGCCAAAATCTTACCCACAATCTCGCCCACGTCTTTCGACAAACCTTCCTGCGCTTGAATGCGTTGCAGTTGTGCAGTCATCAAGGTGCGGCGGTGCGGTTCGAGTTTGCGGCAGAGATTAAACGCCTGTACCAAACGCGCCGCCACTTGCGGATTGAAACGGTCGATTTCCATCACTTTATCGGCCAAGAATGCGTAGCCGCTGCCGTTTTCAGCGTGGAAATGCGGCACGTTGCGGCTGAAACTGCCCAGCAATGAACGCGCTTTGTTCGGATTTTCCAAACTGAATCTCGGATGATTTAAGGCCGTCTGAACTTGCGCCAGCGTATCGCTGCGGTGGCTGGCGCCAATCAGGATAAAGTATTTGTCCATCACCAACGCATCATCGTCGTAGCGTTCGGCAAAGCGTTCGAGCAAGGTG is a window of Neisseria yangbaofengii DNA encoding:
- a CDS encoding winged helix-turn-helix transcriptional regulator, coding for MSENLIYPAERGDVLAAACPSRQILQHLTSRWGVLIMVVLRDGTKRFSEIRNAIDGVSERMLTQTLQNLEQDGMLIRKSYNTVPPHVDYTLTPYGEQAAEKIYHLVDWLEENLEAILAESPKA
- a CDS encoding nuclear transport factor 2 family protein; its protein translation is MAADGDLVWLRIHSQMDDKDRGEAVADIFRLDENGKIVGHWDVIQDVPEKTKSGRMMF
- a CDS encoding BCCT family transporter yields the protein MSLNSLVQNKSSFNPIVIAATLIFVVLLLVGTLAFPAEMQNILNFLKEGIFQHFSWFYILTFSIFLFFLIFLAISNLGSIKLGTDEEEPEFSFMSWLSMLFAAGMGVGLMFFGVAEPLSHYADPISNGNAESAMLHTFFHWGIHAWAIYGVIALALAYFGFRYKLPLALRSCFYPILKDKINGRLGDSIEVMALITTLFGIITTLGFGAVQLGSGLQQIGWISENSFDMQVIVIIAVMTLAVASAVSGVGKGVKILSETNLILAVLLMLFVLCTGPTLHLLGAFSNNLGDYISSLVELSFKTYVYEPGNTAWFNGWTVLYWAWWCSWAPFVGLFIARISRGRTIREFIFGVLVIPSLYCVLWFTVFGNSAIWLDTNVANGALAGLTSSPEKLLFVFLDYLPLPTLSSIVALIVIALFFITSADSGIYVLNSIASRDKSMVSPKWQAVMWGILMSAIAIALLNSGGMSVLQTMTLITALPFAFLMILMAFSLWKALEADQKYFKAVVTPTSSYWTGKRWKERLQTMLNQSQELDIHSFIKYTALPAMRELSMEMNKGYGLTVHVNTEALTDEEPSIELVIEKSTMRNFVYGIKSVRYGIAEQLVQESNLPHIRSNTTYAPVTYFSDGRTGYDVQYMSREELIADILKNYERYLSLMEDVGQEIMSHEQTELAE